A portion of the Mustela erminea isolate mMusErm1 chromosome 19, mMusErm1.Pri, whole genome shotgun sequence genome contains these proteins:
- the LOC116579134 gene encoding zinc finger protein 345-like isoform X2 gives MAGSQGQLTFRDVAIEFSLEEWGCLTHTQRQLYRDVMLENYGHLCFLGLLLSKPDLIMFLEQFWDAKRKETVGFHPAVSSHDTQSFLLKQSIEDSFQTVSVHRYKHSAVETLHLCTDWDSDGDCDGHQRNPGRYTQTKAMVLNENLRVPNGDGYKLLWKTSLFKSTVSAEQCVSVSISSNQIFKHSYLRTEHLQHLVSNLDHAENNDLTHLKDRIGLTFQSVISDHQRFRNEEQSAPWDPYERSFTEESTLQNEKRFSTEDRIAQCTEFAKTLNQGSSVQKCIRARFAENHYECDKRGEGFNPASNLSIHNGHRLGDSPHKYNECGKAHNQSSNVADHQRIHEGKRLFRSNKAGTMFSQLSSLNIHNIVPRGKEAYSLKECGKSFDCPSTLSQHQQMHTGEKIHKCEEGGKTFKECPSVNGHGQTYTGEERYQCQECGKTFNRTSQLIQHHKIHTGEKPYQCEKCGKSFIQSSALIRHHRIHTGEKPYQCQECGKAFTCPSQLTQHRRIHTGEKPYQCQECGKAFTCPSQLTQHRRIHTGEKPYQCKECGKAFNDSSTLFEHHIIHTGNKPYQCQECGKAFVYSSRLTQHNRIHTGQKPYQCQDCGKAFYQSSHLSEHHRIHTGERPYQCQECGKGFNNSSALTKHYRTHTGEKPYQCHECGKAFNHNSSLTQHHRIHTGEKPYQCQECGKAFNDRSTLIQHYSIHTGEKPFQCQECGKRFNVSSVLTRHHRIHTGEKPYQCKECGKAFKQRSSLTEHHRIHTGEKPYQCQQCGKAFKHSSTLIQHRRIHTGEKPYQCQDCGKAFKWSSLFNQHRRIHTGEKT, from the exons CTGTATCTTCACATGACACCCAGAGTTTCCTGCTAAAGCAGAGCATAGAAGATTCTTTCCAGACAGTATCAGTGcacagatacaaacatagtgCTGTTGAGACTTTGCACTTATGTACAGACTGGGACAGTGATGGGGATTGTGATGGGCATCAAAGAAATCCTGGACGATACACCCAAACCAAAGCCATGGTCCTTAATGAGAATCTCCGTGTCCCAAATGGTGATGGATATAAATTGCTGTGGAAAACCTCCCTCTTTAAGTCAACTGTTTCTGCAGAGCAGTGTGTTTCTGTCAGCATAAGCTCCAATCAAATATTCAAACATAGCTACTTGAGGACAGAACATTTGCAACATCTGGTAAGTAACCTAGACCATGCTGAGAATAATGATTTGACCCATTTGAAAGATAGGATTGGCCTCACTTTTCAATCAGTTATTTCTGATCATCAgagatttagaaatgaagaacaaagtgctCCATGGGATCCATACGAGAGGAGCTTCACTGAGGAGTCGACCCTCCAGAATGAGAAGAGGTTTTCCACTGAAGACAGAATAGCTCAGTGCACTGAATTTGCGAAAACATTGAACCAGGGCTCCAGTGTTCAGAAATGTATCAGGGCTAGGTTTGCAGAGAACCATTATGAATGTGATAAACGTGGGGAAGGCTTTAATCCAGCCTCTAACCTCAGTATACATAATGGTCACCGTTTGGGAGACAGTCCTCATAAATacaatgaatgtgggaaagctcATAACCAGTCCTCCAATGTTGCTGATCATCAGAGAATACATGAGGGAAAAAGGCTATTCCGATCTAATAAAGCAGGGACCATGTTTAGCCAGTTATCAAGcctaaatatacataacatagtTCCAAGGGGAAAGGAAGCTTACAGTTTGAAGGAATGTGGTAAATCCTTTGACTGCCCCTCAACACTATCTCAACATCAGCAAATGCatactggggaaaaaatacacaaatgtgaAGAAGGTGGTAAAACCTTTAAGGAATGTCCATCAGTAAATGGACATGGACAAACCTATACTGGAGAGGAACgataccaatgtcaagaatgtggcaagaccTTTAACCGCACTTCACAGCTTATTCAACATCAcaaaattcatactggagagaaaccttaccaatgtgaAAAATGTGGCAAGAGCTTTATACAGAGCTCAGCCCTTATtcgacatcacagaattcatactggagagaagccttaccaatgtcaagaatgtggcaaggcctttaccTGCCCTTCACAACTTACTCAACATcgcagaattcatactggagagaagccttaccaatgtcaagaatgtggcaaggcctttaccTGCCCTTCACAACTTACTCAACATcgcagaattcatactggagagaaaccttaccaatgtaaagaatgtggcaaggcctttaatgACAGCTCAACCCTTTTTGAACATCACATAATTCATACTGGAaataaaccttaccaatgtcaagagtGTGGCAAGGCATTTGTTTACAGCTCAAGGCTTACACAACAtaacagaattcatactggacagaaaccttaccaatgtcaagactGTGGCAAGGCCTTTTACCAGAGCTCACATCTTAGCGAACATCACAGgattcatactggagagagaccttaccaatgtcaagaatgtggtaAGGGCTTTAACAACAGCTCAGCCCTTACTAAGCATTACagaactcatactggagagaaaccttaccaatgtcatgAATGTGGCAAGGCTTTTAACCACAACTCAAGCCTTACTCAAC atcacagaattcatactggagagaaaccttaccaatgtcaagaatgtggtaAGGCCTTTAACGACCGCTCAACCCTTATTCAGCATTACAgtattcatactggagagaaacctttccagtgtcaagaatgtggcaagagGTTTAACGTGAGCTCAGTGCTTACtcgacatcacagaattcatactggagagaaaccttaccaatgtaaagaatgtgggaaggcctttaagCAGAGGTCAAGTCTTActgaacatcacagaattcatactggagagaaaccttatcaATGTCAACAGTGTGGCAAGGCTTTTAAGCACAGCTCAACCCTTATTCAGCATcgcagaattcatactggagagaaaccttaccaatgtcaagactGTGGCAAAGCCTTTAAGTGGTCTTCACTCTTTAATCAACATcgcagaattcatactggagagaaaacTTAA
- the LOC116579134 gene encoding zinc finger protein 345-like isoform X1 — protein MAGSQGQLTFRDVAIEFSLEEWGCLTHTQRQLYRDVMLENYGHLCFLGLLLSKPDLIMFLEQFWDAKRKETVGFHPAVSSHDTQSFLLKQSIEDSFQTVSVHRYKHSAVETLHLCTDWDSDGDCDGHQRNPGRYTQTKAMVLNENLRVPNGDGYKLLWKTSLFKSTVSAEQCVSVSISSNQIFKHSYLRTEHLQHLVSNLDHAENNDLTHLKDRIGLTFQSVISDHQRFRNEEQSAPWDPYERSFTEESTLQNEKRFSTEDRIAQCTEFAKTLNQGSSVQKCIRARFAENHYECDKRGEGFNPASNLSIHNGHRLGDSPHKYNECGKAHNQSSNVADHQRIHEGKRLFRSNKAGTMFSQLSSLNIHNIVPRGKEAYSLKECGKSFDCPSTLSQHQQMHTGEKIHKCEEGGKTFKECPSVNGHGQTYTGEERYQCQECGKTFNRTSQLIQHHKIHTGEKPYQCEKCGKSFIQSSALIRHHRIHTGEKPYQCQECGKAFTCPSQLTQHRRIHTGEKPYQCQECGKAFTCPSQLTQHRRIHTGEKPYQCKECGKAFNDSSTLFEHHIIHTGNKPYQCQECGKAFVYSSRLTQHNRIHTGQKPYQCQDCGKAFYQSSHLSEHHRIHTGERPYQCQECGKGFNNSSALTKHYRTHTGEKPYQCHECGKAFNHNSSLTQHRRIHTGEKPYQCQECGKAFSRSSSLSEHHRIHTGEKPYQCQECGKAFNDRSTLIQHYSIHTGEKPFQCQECGKRFNVSSVLTRHHRIHTGEKPYQCKECGKAFKQRSSLTEHHRIHTGEKPYQCQQCGKAFKHSSTLIQHRRIHTGEKPYQCQDCGKAFKWSSLFNQHRRIHTGEKT, from the coding sequence CTGTATCTTCACATGACACCCAGAGTTTCCTGCTAAAGCAGAGCATAGAAGATTCTTTCCAGACAGTATCAGTGcacagatacaaacatagtgCTGTTGAGACTTTGCACTTATGTACAGACTGGGACAGTGATGGGGATTGTGATGGGCATCAAAGAAATCCTGGACGATACACCCAAACCAAAGCCATGGTCCTTAATGAGAATCTCCGTGTCCCAAATGGTGATGGATATAAATTGCTGTGGAAAACCTCCCTCTTTAAGTCAACTGTTTCTGCAGAGCAGTGTGTTTCTGTCAGCATAAGCTCCAATCAAATATTCAAACATAGCTACTTGAGGACAGAACATTTGCAACATCTGGTAAGTAACCTAGACCATGCTGAGAATAATGATTTGACCCATTTGAAAGATAGGATTGGCCTCACTTTTCAATCAGTTATTTCTGATCATCAgagatttagaaatgaagaacaaagtgctCCATGGGATCCATACGAGAGGAGCTTCACTGAGGAGTCGACCCTCCAGAATGAGAAGAGGTTTTCCACTGAAGACAGAATAGCTCAGTGCACTGAATTTGCGAAAACATTGAACCAGGGCTCCAGTGTTCAGAAATGTATCAGGGCTAGGTTTGCAGAGAACCATTATGAATGTGATAAACGTGGGGAAGGCTTTAATCCAGCCTCTAACCTCAGTATACATAATGGTCACCGTTTGGGAGACAGTCCTCATAAATacaatgaatgtgggaaagctcATAACCAGTCCTCCAATGTTGCTGATCATCAGAGAATACATGAGGGAAAAAGGCTATTCCGATCTAATAAAGCAGGGACCATGTTTAGCCAGTTATCAAGcctaaatatacataacatagtTCCAAGGGGAAAGGAAGCTTACAGTTTGAAGGAATGTGGTAAATCCTTTGACTGCCCCTCAACACTATCTCAACATCAGCAAATGCatactggggaaaaaatacacaaatgtgaAGAAGGTGGTAAAACCTTTAAGGAATGTCCATCAGTAAATGGACATGGACAAACCTATACTGGAGAGGAACgataccaatgtcaagaatgtggcaagaccTTTAACCGCACTTCACAGCTTATTCAACATCAcaaaattcatactggagagaaaccttaccaatgtgaAAAATGTGGCAAGAGCTTTATACAGAGCTCAGCCCTTATtcgacatcacagaattcatactggagagaagccttaccaatgtcaagaatgtggcaaggcctttaccTGCCCTTCACAACTTACTCAACATcgcagaattcatactggagagaagccttaccaatgtcaagaatgtggcaaggcctttaccTGCCCTTCACAACTTACTCAACATcgcagaattcatactggagagaaaccttaccaatgtaaagaatgtggcaaggcctttaatgACAGCTCAACCCTTTTTGAACATCACATAATTCATACTGGAaataaaccttaccaatgtcaagagtGTGGCAAGGCATTTGTTTACAGCTCAAGGCTTACACAACAtaacagaattcatactggacagaaaccttaccaatgtcaagactGTGGCAAGGCCTTTTACCAGAGCTCACATCTTAGCGAACATCACAGgattcatactggagagagaccttaccaatgtcaagaatgtggtaAGGGCTTTAACAACAGCTCAGCCCTTACTAAGCATTACagaactcatactggagagaaaccttaccaatgtcatgAATGTGGCAAGGCTTTTAACCACAACTCAAGCCTTACTCAACATcgcagaattcatactggagagaaaccctaccaatgtcaagaatgtggcaaggccttttcCCGGAGCTCAAGTCTTAgtgaacatcacagaattcatactggagagaaaccttaccaatgtcaagaatgtggtaAGGCCTTTAACGACCGCTCAACCCTTATTCAGCATTACAgtattcatactggagagaaacctttccagtgtcaagaatgtggcaagagGTTTAACGTGAGCTCAGTGCTTACtcgacatcacagaattcatactggagagaaaccttaccaatgtaaagaatgtgggaaggcctttaagCAGAGGTCAAGTCTTActgaacatcacagaattcatactggagagaaaccttatcaATGTCAACAGTGTGGCAAGGCTTTTAAGCACAGCTCAACCCTTATTCAGCATcgcagaattcatactggagagaaaccttaccaatgtcaagactGTGGCAAAGCCTTTAAGTGGTCTTCACTCTTTAATCAACATcgcagaattcatactggagagaaaacTTAA